CCCGGCCTGTTCGTGCAGCGCGTCGTGAAGATCGACCGCGTGGCCACCTCGGCCGGCGGCTTCAAGCGCGCCTGAACGCCATCACACAAGGATCACCCCATGAGCCAGGAACAAAGCTACACCCGCTGGACCCGTGACCAGATGGCCGCCCGCGTCGCGCAGGACATCCCCGACGGCGCCGTCGTCAACCTCGGCATCGGCCTGCCCACCGCCGTGGCCAACCACCTCTCGGCCGACAAGGAGGTCGTGCTGCACTCCGAAAACGGCGTCATCGGCATGGGCCCCGCGCCGAAGGAAGGCGAAGAAGACTTCGACCTCATCAACGCCGGCAAGCAGCCCGTCACGCTGCTGCCGGGCGGCTGCTTCTTCCACCACGCCGACAGCTTCGCGATGATGCGCGGCGGCCACCTCGACGTGTGCGTGCTGGGTGCCTTCCAGGTGTCGGCCAGCGGCGACCTCGCCAACTGGCACACCGGCGCACCGGACGCCATTCCCGCCGTGGGCGGCGCGATGGACCTCGCCATCGGCGCCAAGAAGACCTACGTGATGATGGAGTACCTGACCAAGAAGGGCGAAGCCAAGCTGACCCCGACCTGCACCTACCCCATCACCGGCATCGGCTGCGTCAGCCGCCTCTACACCGACCTGGCCGTGATCGACCTGGTGAATGGCGAAGCCCGCGTGCTGGACCTGGCCCCCGGCCTCACGTTCGAGGCCCTGCAGGCCATGACCCCCGGCGTCACGCTGACGCAAGCCTGACCCACCGGCCAGACCGCCCCCGAGGAGACCCCATGACTCAACACGCCTACATCTGCGACGCCCTGCGCACCCCCTTCGGCCGCTACGGCGGAAGCCTCTCCGGCGTTCGCGCCGACGACCTGGGCGCCGTGCCGCTGAAGGCCCTGGCCGCCCGCCACCCGCAACTCGACTGGGACGCGTTTTCCGACGTCATCTACGGCTGCGCCAACCAGGCCGGTGAAGACAACCGCAACGTGGCCCGCATGTCGCTGCTGCTGGCCGGCCTGCCGTTGACCCTGCCTGGCTCCACCGTGAACCGCCTGTGCGGTTCGGGCATGGACGCCATCGGCACCGCCGCCCGCGCCATCAAGTCCGGCGAAGCCGAGCTGATGCTGGCCGGCGGCGTCGAAAGCATGAGCCGCGCGCCCTTCGTGATGCCCAAGGCCACGTCGGCCTTCGCCCGTGAGAACGCGGTGTACGACACCACCATCGGCTGGCGCTTCGTGAACCCGCTGATGAAGCAGCTCTACGGCGTCGACTCGATGCCCGAGACGGCCGAAAACGTCGCCACCGACTTCAGGATCAGCCGCGAAGACCAGGACAAGATGGCCCTGGCCTCGCAGATGAAGACAGTGGCCGCACAGAAGGCCGGCTTCTTCGACAGCGAGATCACGCCGGTCACGATTCCGCAGAAGAAGGGTGACCCGATCGTCGTGAGCAAGGACGAGCACCCGCGCGAGACCACGATGGAAGCGCTGGCGAAGCTGCGCGGTGTGGTGCGCCCCGATGGCACTGTGACCGCCGGCAACGCCTCGGGCGTGAACGATGGCGCCTGTGCGCTGATTCTCGCCAGCGAAGGCGCCGCCGCGCGCCAGGGCCTGACCCCGCGTGCCCGCATCGTCGGCATGGCCACGGCCGGTGTCGCCCCGCGCATCATGGGCATCGGCCCGGCGCCGGCCACCGTGAAGGTGCTGGCCCAGACCGGCCTGAAGCTCGAACA
This is a stretch of genomic DNA from Aquabacterium olei. It encodes these proteins:
- a CDS encoding 3-oxoacid CoA-transferase subunit B produces the protein MSQEQSYTRWTRDQMAARVAQDIPDGAVVNLGIGLPTAVANHLSADKEVVLHSENGVIGMGPAPKEGEEDFDLINAGKQPVTLLPGGCFFHHADSFAMMRGGHLDVCVLGAFQVSASGDLANWHTGAPDAIPAVGGAMDLAIGAKKTYVMMEYLTKKGEAKLTPTCTYPITGIGCVSRLYTDLAVIDLVNGEARVLDLAPGLTFEALQAMTPGVTLTQA
- the pcaF gene encoding 3-oxoadipyl-CoA thiolase, translated to MTQHAYICDALRTPFGRYGGSLSGVRADDLGAVPLKALAARHPQLDWDAFSDVIYGCANQAGEDNRNVARMSLLLAGLPLTLPGSTVNRLCGSGMDAIGTAARAIKSGEAELMLAGGVESMSRAPFVMPKATSAFARENAVYDTTIGWRFVNPLMKQLYGVDSMPETAENVATDFRISREDQDKMALASQMKTVAAQKAGFFDSEITPVTIPQKKGDPIVVSKDEHPRETTMEALAKLRGVVRPDGTVTAGNASGVNDGACALILASEGAAARQGLTPRARIVGMATAGVAPRIMGIGPAPATVKVLAQTGLKLEQMDVIELNEAFAAQGLAVLRELGLRDDDPRVNPNGGAIALGHPLGASGARLVTTAVNQLHRTGGRYALCTMCIGVGQGIALIVERV